One segment of Aquimarina sp. BL5 DNA contains the following:
- a CDS encoding ATP-dependent Clp protease ATP-binding subunit — protein MQILDYTLSPKVNNAIHIAQSIAKEYHNDQYNAAHLLKALLHKDVGLKDFFNQIDGDIYYYEEWSEVRIEALPRVVNISDAIPGDKSVEAVFNEADTLKLKLGEDEITPKAVLIALCTPGVGFSYEQLKTLPLKADEVLIAATQGKTVAGKTSATKSGVTSSTGQKSDAGILDEYCFDKTFAAKNKQLDDVFGRDGEIKMITEILGRHSKPNVLITGEPGVGKTVLLDGFSEAVVNGNVPESLKDAQIYELDFINLVSGASYKSEVEDRFKKILVALKEFDKPVLLIDEINNLTDKNSGNQGLVNILKSELAKGEVTFIATATNDAYRKHVETDEGLTRRFEIVALDEPSEEDTLTMISNTIDKYKNHHSLDVIDETIAEAIRLSKRFNKDRSLPDAAIDLLDRTMSASRYMIETTANNVETLLKEVKEIGEKELEETEKVSSVSWIYNNLKSKFSYLLFNELGEDEMVLGEETFDNYKTKIVAILDQFFKKASEEKTFINKNDVSATIANKTGIPVGKLQADEKERLLNMEDHLKKRVIGQDHAIKTISEAVLESRSGLSKPGLPTGSFFFTGPTGTGKTELAKSLAEFLFQTEDAIIRFDMSEFKEEHSAALLYGAPPGYVGYEEGGLLVNKIRQKPYSIVLFDEIEKAHPSVFDIFLQILDEGKLNDRLGKTGDFSNAVILFTSNIGSEHVVKSFTDGEIPKSSDLLELMGRHFRPEFLGRLTEIVPFAPITKDNVIKIFNIQLKDLLKALNKQEVTLELTEAAQEYLAYKGFTPKYGARPLRGVIRTDLRGPLSKMLITGKIGKGSKVSLDVKDEKMQWSYE, from the coding sequence ATGCAAATTTTAGACTATACATTATCACCAAAAGTGAATAATGCTATTCATATAGCACAATCTATTGCTAAAGAGTATCATAATGATCAGTATAATGCTGCTCATTTATTAAAAGCTCTTTTGCATAAAGATGTAGGATTAAAGGACTTTTTTAACCAAATTGACGGAGATATCTATTATTATGAAGAATGGTCCGAAGTTAGAATAGAGGCCTTACCTAGGGTAGTTAATATTTCTGATGCAATTCCCGGAGATAAATCTGTTGAAGCTGTATTTAATGAAGCGGATACATTGAAGCTTAAATTAGGAGAAGATGAGATTACACCAAAAGCTGTACTAATAGCGCTATGTACACCTGGAGTTGGATTCTCTTACGAACAGCTTAAAACATTACCTCTTAAAGCTGATGAGGTTTTAATTGCAGCAACACAAGGTAAAACGGTGGCCGGAAAAACTAGTGCTACTAAAAGTGGAGTAACAAGTTCTACTGGGCAGAAAAGTGATGCTGGAATTCTGGACGAGTATTGTTTTGATAAAACTTTTGCTGCTAAAAACAAGCAGTTAGATGATGTTTTTGGTAGAGATGGAGAAATAAAGATGATTACTGAGATATTAGGAAGACATTCTAAACCTAATGTTCTTATTACTGGTGAACCAGGTGTCGGAAAAACAGTTCTGTTAGATGGTTTTTCTGAAGCTGTGGTTAATGGTAATGTGCCAGAGTCATTAAAAGATGCTCAGATCTATGAGTTGGATTTTATAAACCTTGTTTCAGGAGCAAGTTATAAAAGTGAAGTAGAGGATCGGTTTAAAAAGATTTTAGTAGCGCTAAAAGAATTTGATAAGCCTGTTTTACTAATTGATGAAATAAATAATCTTACCGATAAGAATAGTGGTAATCAGGGATTAGTAAATATTTTAAAATCGGAGTTGGCTAAAGGTGAAGTAACTTTTATAGCCACAGCTACCAATGACGCATATCGTAAACATGTAGAAACTGACGAAGGACTTACAAGAAGATTCGAGATTGTTGCTCTTGACGAACCTTCGGAAGAAGATACACTTACAATGATTTCTAATACTATAGATAAATATAAAAATCATCATAGCCTAGATGTTATTGATGAAACAATTGCAGAGGCGATACGGCTTTCTAAACGTTTTAATAAAGATAGAAGTCTTCCTGATGCAGCTATTGACTTATTAGATAGAACAATGTCTGCTTCTCGATATATGATAGAAACGACGGCTAATAATGTTGAAACATTATTAAAAGAAGTAAAAGAAATAGGAGAAAAGGAGTTAGAAGAAACAGAAAAAGTTAGTTCAGTAAGTTGGATATATAATAATCTCAAAAGCAAGTTTAGTTATTTGTTATTTAATGAATTGGGGGAAGATGAAATGGTTCTTGGAGAGGAAACTTTTGATAATTATAAAACAAAAATTGTTGCTATTTTAGACCAGTTTTTTAAGAAAGCTTCAGAAGAGAAAACGTTTATTAATAAAAATGATGTTTCTGCAACTATAGCGAATAAAACAGGGATTCCGGTAGGAAAACTTCAGGCAGATGAAAAAGAAAGATTGTTGAATATGGAAGATCATCTTAAGAAAAGAGTGATTGGACAAGATCATGCGATTAAGACAATTTCTGAAGCGGTATTAGAATCCAGATCAGGTTTGAGCAAACCTGGTTTACCTACAGGATCTTTCTTTTTTACGGGCCCAACTGGTACAGGTAAAACGGAGTTAGCAAAATCTCTAGCGGAGTTTTTGTTTCAGACCGAAGATGCTATCATTAGATTCGATATGTCAGAGTTTAAAGAAGAACATTCTGCGGCGTTACTATATGGGGCGCCTCCAGGGTATGTCGGTTATGAAGAAGGAGGTTTATTAGTTAATAAAATAAGACAAAAACCATATTCAATAGTGCTTTTTGATGAAATAGAGAAAGCACACCCTTCAGTGTTTGATATTTTCCTTCAGATTTTAGATGAAGGAAAACTAAACGATAGACTTGGGAAAACTGGAGATTTCTCTAACGCTGTAATTTTATTTACTTCTAATATTGGTAGTGAACATGTTGTAAAATCGTTTACAGATGGGGAAATTCCTAAATCCTCTGATCTTTTGGAACTTATGGGGAGACATTTTAGACCGGAGTTTTTAGGACGACTTACCGAAATTGTTCCGTTTGCTCCGATAACAAAGGATAACGTAATTAAGATCTTTAATATTCAACTAAAAGATTTACTCAAAGCATTAAATAAGCAAGAAGTAACTCTAGAGTTGACTGAAGCGGCTCAGGAATATCTTGCATATAAGGGATTTACCCCCAAGTATGGGGCAAGACCTTTACGTGGAGTCATTAGAACTGATTTGAGAGGTCCTTTGTCTAAGATGTTGATTACAGGTAAGATAGGTAAAGGGAGTAAGGTGAGTCTTGATGTAAAAGATGAAAAAATGCAGTGGTCATACGAATAA
- a CDS encoding DUF3592 domain-containing protein has protein sequence MKNFKIYYINILFLCFAFSLFAQDTSLEYIETEAVIKEVNFKVRSRRSSATAKVAYKTIEGDSLTSIVKLMHIPFIGALDKEGDRIKILYNKETPLLLTTKSTSFWQSYGLYFLVGLGIIILLYRFLNRSKK, from the coding sequence ATGAAAAATTTTAAAATCTATTACATCAATATACTTTTTCTCTGCTTTGCTTTTTCTCTTTTCGCACAGGATACTAGCTTGGAATATATAGAAACGGAAGCAGTTATTAAAGAAGTTAACTTTAAAGTTAGATCACGTAGATCCTCTGCAACTGCCAAAGTCGCTTATAAAACTATAGAAGGTGACAGTCTTACTAGTATAGTAAAACTAATGCATATCCCTTTTATAGGAGCTCTAGACAAGGAAGGCGATAGAATCAAGATACTATATAACAAAGAAACTCCACTCCTACTTACGACTAAAAGCACTTCTTTTTGGCAATCATATGGTTTATATTTTCTTGTTGGACTAGGTATTATTATCTTGTTATATAGATTCTTAAACAGATCCAAAAAGTAA
- a CDS encoding PAS domain S-box protein: MAFTADEFEFLKENTSLFLIILDDKGNICRVNKRCEILFSLPTDKIIGESIYTFLLDKDESDFKETIAQLSENKKQLKRTFGFATVVSEAILYIKFDLVYNDNKIYASGIDVTEENEEHNFLKTLSRLTKTGAWHYDPIHDQVYFSDECYRLHDLEPGTSLSMTEALFYYPEASRERIKNYWDNLIHQGIAYDYTDQIITKKGEQKWIRVIAEAVKHKDKVVFVNGSFADITERHNYLEKLKYNEETKRLALKGIRSGLFDHHFDRNATYYSSDLKKMLGLPLDKDFISPDLLQELIHPDDLQDSIKRHIKGLKKEGNYYLNHYRIKDKDGEYKYYEVHGYRKKDKNNRTTRMIGNLIDIHQKKINERTIAENQSRLLAMVNNGFAYTVLLNTVGEILMADENSINIIKRDFNVDPTLTVSRFIDVMPLNFKNTFAHEFNEALKGETVKKEIERITHKGSIQWLESKYTPIKDLENNINSILVSFHDITEQKSAELAIKQAHIKEQELSSLKSNILSNFSHEIRTPLNGIITISNLLLLGEENPNDRKKLATYLDESKERLLATINNLSHYSEIETIQKNLNYIEADINYTVETSYREYRHFANSKNLDYILELDESCPSAVIDVDIFHTAINNIIHNAIKYTKKGKVIVNVKAKKRSIRISIKDSGIGIGKDSLRKIFDPFVQESIGLSRKYEGTGIGLSLSKRYIEILGGKIKVISKLEKGTKFIITIPKKI; encoded by the coding sequence ATGGCATTTACAGCAGACGAATTTGAATTTCTTAAAGAGAATACTTCGCTATTTCTTATCATATTGGATGACAAAGGAAACATCTGTAGAGTCAATAAACGATGTGAAATACTTTTCTCTTTACCAACAGACAAGATCATTGGAGAATCGATATATACATTTTTACTCGATAAAGATGAATCAGATTTCAAAGAAACCATTGCTCAACTTTCTGAAAATAAAAAACAGCTAAAAAGAACCTTTGGGTTCGCTACTGTAGTTTCTGAAGCTATCCTATATATAAAATTTGATCTTGTTTATAACGATAACAAAATCTACGCCTCGGGAATAGATGTTACTGAGGAAAACGAGGAACATAATTTCTTAAAGACCTTGTCTAGATTAACCAAAACTGGAGCTTGGCATTATGATCCAATCCACGATCAAGTATACTTTTCTGATGAATGTTATCGTTTACACGATCTAGAACCTGGTACTTCTTTAAGTATGACAGAAGCCTTATTCTATTATCCTGAAGCATCTAGAGAACGTATTAAAAACTATTGGGATAATCTTATTCATCAAGGAATCGCTTACGATTATACAGATCAAATAATCACTAAAAAAGGTGAACAAAAATGGATTCGTGTGATTGCAGAAGCCGTAAAGCACAAGGACAAAGTAGTTTTCGTTAATGGTAGTTTCGCAGATATTACAGAAAGACATAACTATTTAGAAAAACTAAAATACAATGAAGAAACCAAACGTTTAGCTTTAAAAGGTATTCGATCTGGTTTGTTTGATCATCATTTTGATAGAAATGCTACTTACTATAGTAGTGATTTAAAAAAAATGCTTGGTTTACCCCTCGACAAGGATTTTATATCTCCGGATTTATTACAAGAATTGATTCATCCAGATGATCTACAAGATTCTATTAAACGTCATATAAAGGGTCTAAAAAAAGAAGGTAATTATTACTTAAATCATTATAGAATAAAAGATAAAGACGGTGAGTATAAATATTACGAAGTTCATGGATATCGTAAAAAAGATAAAAACAATAGAACTACCAGAATGATTGGTAATCTCATTGATATACATCAGAAAAAAATAAACGAACGAACCATAGCGGAAAATCAAAGCCGATTGTTAGCAATGGTAAATAATGGTTTTGCCTATACCGTGCTCCTAAATACAGTCGGAGAAATCTTAATGGCAGATGAGAACTCCATAAACATCATAAAAAGAGATTTTAACGTAGACCCTACTCTTACAGTATCTCGCTTTATAGACGTAATGCCCCTTAATTTTAAAAATACCTTTGCCCATGAATTCAATGAAGCGTTAAAAGGTGAAACAGTTAAAAAAGAAATTGAAAGAATTACACATAAAGGTTCTATACAATGGTTAGAATCAAAATATACCCCTATTAAAGATTTAGAAAATAATATTAACTCCATTTTAGTTAGTTTTCATGATATTACAGAACAAAAATCAGCGGAACTTGCCATAAAACAGGCTCATATAAAAGAACAAGAATTAAGCAGTTTAAAATCTAATATATTATCCAATTTTAGTCACGAAATAAGAACTCCTTTAAATGGTATTATTACGATTAGCAATCTATTATTACTCGGAGAAGAGAATCCAAATGACCGCAAAAAACTAGCTACGTATCTAGATGAGAGTAAAGAAAGGCTTCTTGCTACTATTAATAACCTTTCTCATTATAGTGAAATAGAAACTATCCAAAAAAATCTTAATTATATAGAAGCAGATATTAATTACACAGTAGAGACTTCTTATAGAGAATATCGCCATTTTGCAAATTCTAAAAATTTGGATTATATCTTGGAACTAGATGAAAGCTGCCCTTCTGCTGTTATTGATGTAGACATATTTCATACAGCAATAAACAATATTATTCACAATGCCATTAAGTATACCAAGAAAGGTAAAGTGATTGTGAATGTAAAAGCTAAAAAAAGAAGCATTCGTATTTCTATAAAAGATTCAGGAATTGGAATTGGAAAAGACAGTCTAAGAAAGATATTTGATCCTTTTGTACAGGAAAGTATTGGATTGAGTCGTAAATATGAAGGTACCGGAATCGGTTTAAGCTTATCCAAAAGATATATTGAAATACTTGGAGGAAAAATTAAGGTTATTAGTAAATTGGAAAAAGGAACTAAGTTTATCATTACAATCCCAAAAAAAATATGA
- a CDS encoding Imm26 family immunity protein, with protein sequence MAKQKKIKLEKGDILSIDLDNNEYAFARVLSKLSIGHCIEIFDHIGSKPDDYKNINFGSRLLQPQIIDSHSLFWLGKEGNWNVLEKHEDYTPPSNENTKFEYGDESNPTLIDIFGNKEEKSNSDENRYPPYIPKGDIQIKKIIKFWRAKTAPS encoded by the coding sequence ATGGCTAAACAAAAAAAAATCAAATTAGAAAAAGGTGATATTTTAAGTATTGACCTGGATAATAATGAATACGCATTCGCTAGAGTTCTATCTAAACTAAGTATTGGACACTGTATTGAAATTTTTGATCATATTGGTAGTAAACCTGATGATTATAAAAACATTAATTTTGGTTCACGACTACTACAACCCCAAATAATAGATTCTCATTCTCTGTTTTGGCTTGGTAAAGAGGGGAATTGGAACGTACTTGAAAAGCATGAAGACTACACTCCTCCTTCTAATGAAAATACTAAATTTGAATATGGAGATGAAAGTAATCCTACTCTAATCGATATTTTTGGTAATAAAGAAGAAAAAAGTAATAGTGACGAAAATAGATACCCTCCCTATATTCCGAAAGGTGATATTCAAATCAAAAAAATTATCAAATTTTGGAGAGCTAAGACTGCTCCTTCATAA
- a CDS encoding response regulator, with protein MNILYVEDNKINAMVMNKMLSKNVSNVIIAENGPTALKIVKESSPDLILVDINLGLNQMDGCELLKRLKKLDILKNIPIYAVTAYAMPGDAQKFIKIGFDKYFSKPVNFEKLLSAISNVSS; from the coding sequence ATGAATATACTTTACGTAGAAGATAATAAGATAAACGCTATGGTTATGAATAAGATGCTATCTAAAAATGTATCCAATGTCATAATTGCAGAGAATGGTCCAACTGCTCTAAAAATAGTTAAAGAATCGTCCCCTGATTTAATTTTGGTAGATATCAATCTTGGGTTAAACCAAATGGATGGATGTGAATTATTAAAGCGTCTTAAGAAATTAGACATATTAAAAAACATTCCTATATATGCCGTGACGGCTTACGCAATGCCTGGTGACGCTCAGAAATTCATTAAAATTGGATTTGATAAATACTTTTCGAAGCCTGTCAATTTCGAAAAACTTTTATCTGCTATCTCTAACGTATCTTCGTAA
- a CDS encoding DEAD/DEAH box helicase, which translates to MKFSELGVPKDLNKGLKEMGITIPTKIQEQTLPVLINNQIDFIGKAQTGTGKTAAFGIPLLTAIDPKKKEVQALVLAPTRELGQQIAKQLFKFTKYTDKIFTESVYGGEKIEIQLSRLKRPTHIIVATPGRLIDLIERKAVDISKIKTIVMDEADEMLSMGFKKDLTTILSKTKGRRNVWLFSATIPSALNEIINSYVDKNAVRVSVDKNDAVNKGIEHQFVVGEEVNKLDTLTYFLKSQKNQRGIIFTKTKAAARKLSKQLIAKNHEVGLLEGDMIQKDRDKVMRAFKKGSLGLLVSTDVAARGIDVADLAFVVHFQLPDQIEYYTHRSGRTARAGKTGVSLALIVKQELRVIRDLEKQLGIRFSQIR; encoded by the coding sequence ATGAAATTTTCAGAATTAGGTGTTCCTAAAGATCTAAATAAAGGTCTAAAAGAAATGGGAATTACTATCCCTACCAAAATTCAAGAACAAACATTACCTGTTCTTATCAATAATCAAATAGATTTTATAGGTAAAGCTCAGACAGGTACAGGAAAGACAGCTGCTTTTGGTATTCCTTTATTAACAGCTATTGATCCTAAAAAGAAAGAAGTTCAGGCCTTAGTATTGGCTCCCACCAGAGAATTAGGACAACAAATTGCGAAACAACTATTTAAGTTCACTAAGTATACAGATAAAATTTTTACGGAATCCGTTTACGGAGGAGAAAAGATCGAAATACAACTCTCAAGATTAAAAAGACCTACGCATATAATTGTAGCGACTCCAGGTAGGCTTATAGATCTAATAGAAAGAAAAGCAGTTGATATCTCTAAAATCAAGACCATTGTTATGGATGAAGCTGATGAGATGTTGAGTATGGGATTTAAAAAAGATCTCACAACAATTTTAAGCAAAACTAAAGGTCGACGAAATGTTTGGCTGTTCTCGGCTACTATACCATCTGCCCTCAATGAAATTATTAATTCTTATGTAGATAAAAATGCGGTACGAGTATCCGTAGACAAAAACGATGCTGTTAATAAAGGGATTGAACATCAATTTGTTGTTGGAGAAGAAGTAAATAAATTAGATACATTAACCTATTTTCTTAAATCTCAAAAAAATCAAAGAGGTATCATTTTTACAAAAACTAAAGCGGCAGCACGCAAATTGTCGAAGCAACTTATTGCAAAAAATCACGAGGTAGGTTTGCTAGAAGGTGATATGATTCAGAAAGATAGAGATAAGGTAATGCGTGCCTTCAAAAAAGGTTCTCTTGGTTTATTGGTTTCAACAGATGTTGCTGCTAGAGGAATTGACGTAGCCGATTTAGCGTTTGTAGTTCATTTTCAATTACCAGATCAAATAGAGTATTATACACATCGAAGTGGTAGAACGGCAAGAGCTGGAAAAACAGGGGTCTCATTAGCATTAATAGTTAAGCAAGAATTAAGAGTGATTAGAGATCTGGAAAAACAACTCGGAATTAGATTTTCTCAGATTCGATAA
- a CDS encoding Imm12 family immunity protein: MEITLTSQIGGSDAGSKFRKPIVKLRKSLKLLEEIEYSESIQKIKVFLRISGEIENYKESTGVYNYRLDKKNKTASAEIIISNESWKQSVDIGFLLSDLTKIFFNALSEYLIEKNIELNRESLLRDVENIVIANNNSGN; encoded by the coding sequence ATGGAAATAACATTAACCTCACAGATTGGTGGGTCGGATGCGGGAAGTAAATTTAGAAAGCCAATAGTAAAACTTCGAAAATCTTTAAAGTTACTTGAAGAAATAGAATACTCTGAGTCTATTCAGAAAATAAAAGTATTTCTTAGAATTAGTGGTGAAATAGAAAATTACAAAGAGTCGACAGGTGTTTATAATTATAGATTGGACAAAAAAAATAAAACTGCTTCCGCTGAAATAATTATATCAAATGAGTCTTGGAAACAAAGTGTCGATATTGGATTTCTTTTATCCGATTTAACCAAAATTTTCTTTAATGCTTTATCCGAATATTTAATTGAAAAAAACATAGAACTTAATAGAGAATCTTTGTTACGAGATGTTGAAAATATTGTAATAGCTAACAATAATTCCGGGAATTAA
- a CDS encoding DUF5458 family protein, translated as MAAGKQAQESVKIENPAKELKINEEKLAKYGGFDLLEACIDDVQNMNPDRKARKKIFLTESTKKLERAKLEKTLEIWRDVLSSSDDISEMVEESEKRSEIAGKSLEKNLGAALEQTRELEQSYRSVALFFKNTESQKVKNINIMNAELEQLKDLDNTRFIDAIQEELVQGYDRLDLRDNYGILVIPGYLGSNKVVEKWAKIAHENKVMMITDFEHLDEPDDVMEMFEAANLTGGDKYRSNVMMACNWLVGRGKHDEVGEEDDLFVPPSSALAGQVYRTLMSQVAAGKKHGGINEVDGVRFDLKKSEIAQLEKLGLVPMVNEYGKVMAFSAKTLFNGDNLGLQTYSVVRVFDYVTKVLMDFLNRRAFENFNARTRKELMGQIVKFLDEITGPDQLIEDFSIKRFEQDPNQKDRVYLDIHMKPYFPAKNFMIKMDGQKGDDGTDWDSDYEQQ; from the coding sequence ATGGCAGCAGGAAAACAAGCTCAAGAGAGTGTTAAAATAGAAAATCCAGCAAAGGAGCTAAAAATAAATGAAGAGAAATTAGCCAAATATGGTGGTTTTGATCTTTTAGAAGCGTGTATAGATGACGTTCAGAACATGAATCCTGATCGTAAAGCACGTAAAAAGATTTTTCTTACGGAATCAACTAAAAAATTAGAGAGAGCTAAACTCGAAAAGACATTAGAGATTTGGAGAGATGTTTTATCATCATCTGATGATATTTCGGAAATGGTTGAAGAATCTGAAAAGCGTTCGGAAATCGCTGGTAAATCTTTAGAAAAAAACTTAGGAGCAGCACTGGAGCAAACAAGAGAATTGGAGCAATCTTATAGATCAGTTGCATTATTCTTCAAGAATACAGAGTCTCAAAAAGTTAAAAATATTAATATCATGAATGCTGAACTTGAGCAGTTAAAGGATCTTGATAATACTAGATTTATTGATGCTATTCAAGAAGAGCTAGTACAAGGATATGACCGTTTAGATTTAAGAGATAACTACGGTATTTTAGTAATACCTGGATATCTTGGTTCTAACAAAGTAGTAGAAAAATGGGCTAAAATAGCTCACGAAAATAAGGTAATGATGATTACCGATTTTGAACATCTTGATGAACCAGATGATGTTATGGAAATGTTTGAAGCTGCTAACCTTACAGGTGGTGATAAGTATAGATCCAATGTGATGATGGCTTGTAACTGGTTAGTAGGAAGAGGAAAGCATGATGAAGTTGGAGAAGAAGATGATCTTTTTGTACCGCCATCAAGTGCATTAGCCGGGCAGGTATATAGAACGTTGATGTCTCAGGTTGCTGCAGGTAAGAAACATGGTGGAATTAATGAAGTGGATGGAGTTCGATTTGATCTAAAGAAAAGTGAAATCGCTCAGTTAGAAAAACTCGGATTAGTACCTATGGTTAATGAGTATGGAAAGGTGATGGCCTTTTCTGCAAAAACCTTGTTTAATGGGGATAACCTAGGATTACAAACGTATTCTGTAGTTAGGGTATTTGATTATGTTACCAAGGTACTTATGGACTTCTTGAATAGAAGAGCATTCGAAAACTTTAATGCCAGAACTCGTAAAGAACTGATGGGACAAATTGTTAAGTTCCTAGATGAAATTACCGGTCCAGATCAATTAATCGAAGATTTTTCTATTAAACGTTTTGAGCAAGATCCAAATCAAAAGGATAGAGTATATCTTGATATACATATGAAACCTTATTTTCCGGCAAAAAACTTTATGATTAAGATGGATGGTCAAAAAGGAGATGATGGAACTGACTGGGATTCTGATTATGAACAACAATAA